One genomic region from Alteromonas pelagimontana encodes:
- the recJ gene encoding single-stranded-DNA-specific exonuclease RecJ, giving the protein MGLPIVRRNIEYSPLSNELHPVLDRIYRGRQIASINELDHRVSGLHHYRELKGIDEAASLLVAAIQTNKRIIIVGDFDADGATSTAVCILSLRQMGHSNIDYLVPNRFDFGYGLSEGIVDVAHSQGAELLLTVDNGIACLAGVSRAKSLGMQVIVTDHHLPGNELPLADAIVNPNQKECTFPSKNLAGVGVAFYLMLACRAQLQEKQWFSSHNLPVPNLATLLDIVAVGTVADVVVLDKNNRVLVHQGLQRIRSGKCRPGIRALVEVARREISHLSAADLGFVVGPRLNAAGRLEDMALGIECLLCEDDTQARHMAAELDGLNQQRRAIEESMKAEAEMVLQSVVLGEATMPSALVVYKEDFHQGVIGIVAGRIKEKYRRPTIAFAHQDEQIIKGSARSVPGLHIRDVLDEVNRLYPGIIIKFGGHAMAAGLSLPAIKLKEFEVAFQTITDRYMAKAGELFTIVSDGELADNELDLSLAKTLRQAGPFGQGFEPPLFDGIFELVSQKLLQEKHLKVVFRLPSGNEVDAIAFNVDNKIWPNIAAKWVQVAYRLDVNVFRGKETVQLMIEELSVYEG; this is encoded by the coding sequence ATGGGATTGCCTATTGTCCGTCGCAACATTGAATACAGCCCGTTATCAAATGAGTTACATCCGGTATTGGATCGTATCTATCGTGGCCGCCAAATTGCTTCCATAAATGAATTGGATCACCGGGTTAGCGGGTTACACCATTACCGCGAATTGAAAGGTATTGACGAGGCTGCCTCTCTACTTGTCGCGGCAATTCAGACGAATAAGCGCATTATTATTGTCGGAGATTTCGATGCCGATGGCGCCACTAGTACGGCTGTTTGTATATTGTCTTTGCGGCAGATGGGCCACTCTAATATAGACTATCTGGTTCCCAACCGTTTTGATTTTGGCTACGGATTAAGCGAAGGGATTGTAGATGTTGCTCATTCCCAAGGCGCAGAGCTGCTGCTGACAGTGGATAATGGTATTGCCTGTCTGGCAGGGGTATCACGAGCCAAATCGCTGGGAATGCAGGTTATTGTTACTGATCATCATCTTCCCGGCAACGAACTTCCTCTGGCCGATGCTATTGTTAATCCCAATCAGAAAGAATGTACTTTCCCTTCAAAAAATTTAGCAGGAGTGGGAGTCGCTTTTTATCTGATGCTGGCATGTCGTGCGCAGCTGCAAGAAAAACAGTGGTTCTCCTCTCATAACTTGCCAGTTCCCAATCTCGCCACCCTGTTAGATATCGTAGCGGTTGGTACTGTCGCAGATGTGGTAGTGCTGGATAAAAACAATCGTGTGCTGGTCCATCAAGGGCTCCAGCGTATCCGTAGCGGCAAGTGTCGCCCTGGTATTCGGGCTCTGGTAGAGGTCGCCAGGCGGGAAATCAGCCACTTGAGCGCCGCAGATTTAGGTTTTGTTGTGGGGCCACGGCTTAACGCTGCCGGCAGATTGGAAGATATGGCGCTGGGTATTGAGTGCTTATTGTGCGAGGACGATACGCAGGCGCGCCATATGGCAGCGGAACTGGATGGGCTTAATCAGCAACGTCGTGCCATTGAAGAAAGTATGAAAGCCGAGGCGGAAATGGTTCTTCAGTCAGTGGTGTTGGGGGAGGCTACAATGCCCTCAGCACTGGTAGTCTATAAGGAAGACTTTCATCAAGGGGTTATCGGGATTGTAGCGGGCCGAATAAAAGAAAAGTATCGCCGCCCGACTATTGCCTTTGCGCATCAGGATGAGCAAATCATTAAGGGCTCTGCTCGCTCGGTGCCAGGTCTGCATATTCGCGATGTGTTGGACGAAGTGAATAGACTTTATCCAGGCATTATTATTAAATTTGGCGGTCATGCCATGGCGGCTGGATTAAGTTTGCCAGCGATAAAATTAAAAGAATTTGAAGTTGCTTTTCAAACAATAACTGACAGATACATGGCAAAGGCCGGTGAGTTGTTTACCATTGTGAGTGATGGTGAATTGGCGGATAACGAGCTCGACCTTTCACTGGCTAAGACACTCCGTCAGGCAGGCCCTTTTGGACAAGGGTTTGAACCGCCGTTATTCGATGGGATATTTGAACTGGTTTCGCAAAAATTATTGCAGGAAAAGCATTTAAAAGTCGTCTTTCGTTTACCCTCGGGCAATGAAGTCGATGCCATTGCGTTCAATGTAGATAACAAAATTTGGCCGAACATTGCAGCAAAATGGGTGCAGGTGGCATATCGGCTGGATGTGAATGTATTCAGAGGCAAAGAAACCGTTCAGCTAATGATTGAGGAGTTGAGTGTTTATGAAGGATAA
- the lptD gene encoding LPS assembly protein LptD, protein MKKTCASFLVLALSWQYAQAQQAQTAENSDTGNAMGFCSVAPVRFSSTKLMPAGQVKVEADRAEIIEKRVASFVGNVDIISDRATIQARQAEVKDNGRQLHAQGDVVYQDEQMRVSSDSVDVNSLAQTLDMENTQYQLNGSNGHGTAESINLSSEAGAILDGVSFTTCPPGEEDWMIRASEISVRRGTFWGQAKHTRFYVGDVPVFYLPYFAFPISNQRQTGLLFPELTSSSTTGVDFTQPFYWNMAPNYDMTIAPRYMTKRGVQLQTEFRYLTQSSYSQIDVEYLPNDNDMAADTDRYFYRLVHEGELNESWLMNVELNGISDDNYFVDLGSEFYNRADTHLSRTAGLNYFSDNLLFNVNVRDFVTIGDQQSAYRALPEAQLNYVKKLGSLLQFKLDSELAYFDTSESEQPTAVRWHVAPTIAIPYQRHWGELTAEASLLNTYYQQDNIEGTELEEEVNRTLGQARLFGALYFERDEAWFDDNMRMTLEPKIQYLYTSYEDQSNIGMYDSTPLLIDVEGLFRGQEFTGLDRISDNNQITLGVTSRTIDSANRERFVISLGQIFYLERNRVIAASKEVDRSALAAEFNWRMNDRWYFHSDVQVTTQTDKVERSSVTLEYRKNQDSLVQLTHRYVRELSGETIDQVGLSASWPISKNWQWVGRTYRDIERNRSVESYFGLQYESCCWAIQVIAQRHLSNRYTAAGLQSTDDYDSGVALQFIFKGIGSSRSSRRMLEDGMFGYRQPYSLN, encoded by the coding sequence ATGAAAAAGACCTGCGCATCCTTTTTGGTCCTTGCATTGAGCTGGCAATACGCTCAAGCGCAACAGGCACAGACTGCTGAAAATTCTGACACCGGTAACGCCATGGGTTTTTGTTCAGTTGCGCCAGTACGGTTTTCCAGCACTAAGCTTATGCCTGCTGGTCAGGTGAAGGTTGAAGCTGATCGCGCTGAAATTATTGAGAAACGGGTAGCCTCTTTTGTCGGTAATGTGGATATTATCTCTGATCGCGCCACCATTCAGGCGCGACAAGCGGAAGTAAAAGATAACGGTCGCCAGTTACATGCGCAAGGCGACGTAGTGTATCAGGACGAACAAATGCGGGTTAGCAGTGATTCCGTTGACGTCAATTCGCTGGCCCAAACCCTGGATATGGAAAATACACAGTACCAATTAAACGGCTCAAACGGACATGGGACAGCTGAAAGTATTAATCTGAGTAGTGAGGCAGGCGCCATTCTTGATGGCGTGAGTTTTACTACCTGTCCACCAGGTGAAGAAGATTGGATGATTCGCGCCTCTGAAATCAGCGTTCGTCGCGGAACCTTTTGGGGTCAGGCAAAGCATACCCGTTTCTATGTCGGCGACGTGCCCGTTTTTTATCTGCCCTATTTTGCATTTCCTATCAGTAATCAGCGACAAACAGGGCTGCTGTTTCCCGAACTGACCAGTTCCAGTACAACCGGCGTCGATTTTACCCAACCGTTTTATTGGAATATGGCGCCCAACTACGATATGACTATTGCGCCACGTTACATGACAAAGCGCGGCGTACAACTGCAAACGGAATTCCGCTACTTGACGCAAAGCAGCTATAGCCAGATTGATGTTGAATATTTGCCAAACGACAACGATATGGCCGCGGACACCGACCGGTATTTTTATCGACTGGTACACGAAGGCGAGCTAAATGAAAGCTGGTTGATGAACGTTGAGCTTAACGGCATCAGTGATGACAATTACTTTGTGGATTTAGGGTCTGAATTTTATAATCGTGCCGATACCCACCTCTCTCGTACCGCGGGGCTGAATTATTTTTCTGATAATTTGCTGTTTAACGTTAATGTGCGAGATTTTGTCACGATTGGCGATCAGCAATCTGCCTATCGTGCACTGCCTGAAGCGCAGCTAAATTACGTAAAGAAGCTGGGAAGTTTACTGCAGTTTAAACTGGATTCTGAACTCGCTTATTTTGACACCTCCGAAAGCGAACAGCCTACAGCAGTCCGTTGGCACGTTGCTCCTACCATTGCCATACCTTACCAACGACATTGGGGTGAGTTAACGGCCGAAGCCTCTTTGCTGAATACCTATTATCAACAGGATAATATCGAAGGTACTGAACTTGAAGAGGAAGTGAACCGGACTCTGGGACAGGCAAGGCTTTTCGGTGCACTTTATTTTGAGCGGGATGAAGCCTGGTTTGATGACAATATGCGCATGACCTTGGAACCCAAAATCCAATATTTATATACTTCCTATGAAGACCAGTCGAATATCGGGATGTACGATTCAACGCCGTTGCTTATTGATGTTGAAGGCTTATTCCGCGGGCAGGAATTTACGGGCCTTGACCGTATCAGTGATAATAACCAAATCACCCTGGGCGTCACTTCCCGTACGATTGATAGTGCCAATAGGGAACGATTTGTTATAAGTTTGGGTCAGATATTCTACCTTGAGAGAAATCGGGTTATTGCGGCAAGTAAGGAAGTCGACCGTTCGGCGTTGGCAGCCGAGTTCAATTGGCGGATGAACGACCGTTGGTATTTCCATAGCGATGTGCAGGTGACAACACAGACAGATAAAGTGGAACGAAGCAGCGTAACCTTGGAATATCGTAAAAATCAAGACAGCCTGGTTCAGCTTACTCATCGTTATGTGCGGGAACTGTCAGGCGAAACGATTGACCAAGTAGGGTTATCTGCAAGTTGGCCCATTTCGAAAAACTGGCAGTGGGTTGGCAGAACCTATCGGGATATCGAACGCAATCGAAGTGTTGAATCTTACTTTGGGTTGCAGTATGAGTCCTGCTGCTGGGCAATTCAGGTTATCGCCCAGCGCCATCTTAGCAACCGGTACACCGCAGCAGGCCTGCAGTCGACGGATGATTATGATTCAGGCGTAGCATTACAATTTATATTCAAAGGAATTGGCTCAAGCCGTTCTAGCCGCCGCATGCTGGAAGATGGTATGTTTGGCTACCGGCAGCCTTATAGTTTAAATTAG
- the apaG gene encoding Co2+/Mg2+ efflux protein ApaG produces MNDPAIAINVSTRYLANHPLDEPDKYPFAYQITIVNNSNETVQLINRCWLITDGNGKTSEVQGSGVVGKQPTLAPGEDFQYSSGAIIDTPVGSMQGFYEMKKADGSMFKVNINVFRLAVPHAVN; encoded by the coding sequence ATGAATGATCCCGCAATCGCAATTAATGTTAGCACTCGGTATTTAGCAAATCATCCCCTTGATGAACCAGATAAGTACCCTTTTGCGTATCAAATTACAATTGTAAATAATTCTAATGAAACGGTGCAGTTGATAAACCGGTGTTGGTTGATCACAGATGGCAACGGCAAAACTTCGGAAGTACAAGGTAGTGGAGTGGTAGGTAAACAACCGACTCTGGCGCCCGGCGAAGATTTTCAGTATTCCAGTGGTGCCATCATTGATACGCCGGTTGGCAGTATGCAAGGTTTCTATGAGATGAAAAAAGCGGATGGCAGTATGTTTAAAGTAAACATCAACGTATTTCGTCTTGCGGTTCCACACGCCGTTAACTGA
- the surA gene encoding peptidylprolyl isomerase SurA — MKFIIRAICLSALLSFTSWAQQVPLDRVAVIVDQGVILESEIQALIDEVKRNAETNDQSLPSDRALRTQAIERLILKSLQMQMAERMGIQVSDPQLEQTIANIAASQDASVADLRQELAREGVSYDDYREDVREELIVGEVRRANVRRRIYITPQEIESLVKLMDEQGAEQAEYDLGHILIGLPSEPTDADVADARDRADKVIELLKGGSDFAKIAIASSSGSEALEGGDMGWLNINSMPTLFAEAVQGKEKGELIGPIRSGAGFHILKIQDTRGIEKVTIEEVNARHILIKPSIILSEDKAKKMLEDFKKQIDAGEAKFADLAKEHSEDPGSALKGGELGWADPNLYVPAFKNALAQLQPNEYSAPIRSTHGWHLIQLLDRRFDDATEKKKEDKASQLLFNRKFQEETETWLREMRDAAYIEVLE, encoded by the coding sequence ATGAAGTTCATTATCCGGGCCATCTGTTTAAGTGCCCTTTTATCTTTTACGAGTTGGGCGCAACAAGTTCCTCTAGACCGCGTGGCGGTGATTGTTGATCAGGGTGTTATTCTGGAAAGTGAAATCCAGGCTCTGATCGACGAAGTTAAGCGTAATGCTGAGACAAACGATCAATCGCTTCCTTCTGATCGTGCACTTCGTACGCAAGCGATTGAACGCTTGATACTGAAAAGTCTGCAAATGCAGATGGCTGAGCGCATGGGCATACAGGTTAGCGATCCGCAACTGGAGCAAACTATCGCGAATATTGCCGCTAGTCAGGATGCTTCCGTCGCAGACTTACGTCAGGAATTAGCGAGAGAAGGCGTAAGTTACGATGACTATCGTGAAGATGTGCGTGAAGAGCTTATTGTGGGAGAAGTTCGCCGCGCGAACGTACGCCGCCGAATTTACATCACGCCTCAGGAGATCGAAAGCCTGGTTAAGCTCATGGACGAACAAGGTGCAGAACAGGCTGAGTATGATTTAGGTCATATTCTGATAGGTCTTCCTTCTGAACCCACCGACGCCGACGTTGCTGATGCCCGCGACCGCGCAGATAAAGTTATTGAATTACTAAAAGGCGGCTCCGATTTTGCCAAAATCGCCATTGCCTCTTCCTCCGGCTCTGAAGCTCTTGAAGGTGGAGATATGGGCTGGTTGAACATTAATTCCATGCCCACTCTTTTTGCTGAAGCAGTACAAGGTAAAGAGAAAGGTGAGTTAATTGGCCCTATTCGTAGCGGTGCTGGGTTTCATATACTAAAAATTCAAGATACCCGCGGCATTGAAAAAGTCACCATAGAAGAAGTTAATGCACGTCATATTCTTATTAAACCGTCCATCATCCTAAGTGAAGATAAAGCTAAGAAAATGCTGGAAGACTTCAAGAAACAGATTGATGCCGGAGAGGCTAAGTTTGCTGATTTGGCGAAAGAACATTCTGAAGATCCCGGCTCTGCATTGAAGGGTGGAGAGTTAGGTTGGGCGGATCCGAACCTCTATGTTCCTGCATTTAAAAATGCACTAGCGCAGCTTCAGCCCAATGAATACAGTGCACCTATACGTTCGACTCACGGTTGGCATCTTATCCAGCTGTTAGACCGGCGGTTCGACGATGCGACTGAAAAGAAAAAAGAAGATAAAGCGTCTCAGTTGCTCTTTAACCGTAAGTTTCAAGAAGAGACCGAAACCTGGCTGCGAGAAATGCGCGACGCTGCCTATATAGAAGTACTGGAATAA
- a CDS encoding symmetrical bis(5'-nucleosyl)-tetraphosphatase: MPESQTLVVGDIQGCYTGLMRLLEKANFDPKRDRLYAVGDLVARGEDSLETVKYLMELGDRFASVQGNHDLHLLAVALGIKNSKKKDKLGPLLSSKILPDIIDWFRQFPLALAIDDNHTLVHAGLYPGWSTSRLLAYSGEVSQVLQASNWKNLLSDMYGSSPRKWKDELTGTKRLRFIINAATRMRFLTDDRKLDFDSKGTPEETNKSLKPWFAIENPHLQTDEKIIFGHWAALNGKTQSSQFIALDTGYVWGQTMTALRLEDNAIIKVEAKG, translated from the coding sequence ATGCCAGAATCGCAAACTTTGGTTGTTGGTGACATCCAAGGCTGCTATACCGGACTGATGAGATTGCTTGAAAAAGCAAATTTTGATCCAAAACGGGATCGTCTCTATGCCGTAGGAGATCTGGTAGCAAGGGGTGAAGATTCGCTGGAAACGGTCAAGTATCTGATGGAACTGGGGGATCGCTTTGCCAGCGTGCAGGGCAACCATGACCTGCATCTTCTTGCCGTTGCTCTGGGTATTAAGAATAGCAAAAAGAAAGATAAGCTTGGCCCGCTATTATCGAGTAAAATATTGCCAGACATCATCGATTGGTTTCGCCAGTTTCCGCTGGCGCTAGCTATTGATGACAATCACACTTTGGTACACGCTGGCCTTTACCCCGGATGGTCGACCTCCCGCCTTCTTGCCTATAGTGGTGAAGTGAGCCAAGTGCTCCAAGCTTCCAACTGGAAGAATCTGTTAAGCGATATGTATGGGTCCAGCCCCCGTAAGTGGAAAGATGAGCTCACTGGCACCAAGCGCTTACGCTTTATCATCAACGCTGCCACACGAATGCGTTTTTTAACCGACGATAGAAAGCTTGATTTTGATTCTAAGGGTACGCCAGAAGAAACAAACAAAAGTTTAAAGCCATGGTTTGCTATTGAAAATCCGCACCTGCAAACAGACGAAAAGATTATTTTCGGCCACTGGGCTGCGTTAAACGGCAAAACGCAATCGTCGCAGTTTATTGCACTGGATACCGGCTATGTGTGGGGCCAAACTATGACAGCACTGCGGTTAGAAGACAATGCCATTATTAAAGTAGAAGCAAAGGGTTAG
- the pdxA gene encoding 4-hydroxythreonine-4-phosphate dehydrogenase PdxA produces the protein MTPLRIAVTPGEPAGIGPDLIITLAQEQWDAQLVVFADADVMRTRARQLGLPLTLIPFSVDNPQIQQPGELYIQQVNAIVDVVPGELNSDNGRYVVETLRLACQANMDATFAAVVTGPVHKGIINKSGVSFSGHTEFFAHQSNTIDVVMLLATEGLNVALATTHIPLEYVSRAITPERLHKVIHIINTDLKLKFGIAEPHIFVCGLNPHAGEGGHIGKEEIETIIPALDALREEGIQITGPLPADTIFQPKYLKDADVVLAMYHDQGLPVLKYKGFGAAVNITLGLPFIRTSVDHGTAVELAGTGEADAGSFRKALQKAIELANRHQ, from the coding sequence ATGACTCCACTGAGAATAGCCGTTACGCCCGGTGAACCTGCGGGTATCGGGCCGGATCTTATTATTACCCTTGCGCAGGAGCAGTGGGATGCGCAGCTCGTTGTGTTTGCTGATGCAGATGTAATGCGAACGCGAGCCAGGCAGCTTGGCCTGCCGCTGACGCTTATTCCTTTTAGCGTCGATAATCCGCAGATACAGCAGCCGGGTGAACTGTATATCCAACAAGTAAATGCGATTGTGGATGTGGTACCCGGCGAGCTTAATAGCGACAATGGCCGTTATGTTGTGGAAACATTGCGTTTGGCCTGTCAGGCAAATATGGACGCCACTTTTGCCGCGGTCGTTACCGGGCCTGTACACAAAGGAATAATAAATAAATCAGGAGTGTCATTTAGCGGTCATACCGAATTTTTTGCACATCAGTCGAATACAATTGATGTAGTGATGTTATTGGCCACGGAAGGGCTGAATGTGGCGCTGGCGACTACCCATATTCCGCTTGAATATGTTTCAAGAGCCATCACGCCTGAACGCCTTCATAAAGTCATCCATATTATCAATACGGACCTGAAGTTAAAATTCGGTATCGCTGAGCCTCATATCTTCGTTTGTGGCTTAAATCCACACGCGGGTGAAGGAGGACACATTGGCAAAGAAGAAATTGAAACCATTATTCCGGCGCTGGATGCATTGCGCGAAGAAGGGATTCAAATAACAGGCCCGTTACCGGCTGATACCATATTCCAGCCAAAATATCTGAAAGACGCAGATGTAGTGCTGGCTATGTATCACGATCAAGGGTTACCCGTATTAAAATACAAAGGCTTTGGTGCTGCTGTAAACATTACGCTTGGGCTACCGTTTATCCGTACTTCTGTTGACCACGGCACAGCCGTTGAGCTTGCCGGCACCGGCGAAGCAGACGCAGGAAGTTTTCGTAAAGCCTTACAAAAAGCCATAGAATTAGCGAATCGCCATCAATGA
- the dsbC gene encoding bifunctional protein-disulfide isomerase/oxidoreductase DsbC yields the protein MKQLFRTSVLMLGLFSIFALQAADAPVDIKAKVENTLGLEVSSVADSPVKGLLQVNTSQGLFYISENGQYLLQARVFNIDEGMRNETETALSEMRRQGVEEFASSAIEFKAKDEKHVLTVFTDITCGYCRKLHSEVGQLNKNGITVRYLAFPRSGLNSQNYLDMVSVWCAADPKKALTEAKNGEDVKIANCKNKVAQQYQFGQQVGVNGTPNIILEDGTMIPGYQPAKVLIDALEQSS from the coding sequence ATGAAACAACTTTTCAGAACATCAGTATTGATGTTAGGACTTTTTAGTATCTTTGCGCTGCAAGCGGCAGATGCTCCAGTAGACATTAAAGCCAAGGTGGAAAATACGCTGGGTCTGGAAGTAAGCAGCGTTGCTGATTCTCCTGTTAAAGGTTTATTGCAGGTGAATACCAGTCAAGGTTTGTTTTATATCAGTGAAAACGGGCAATATTTATTACAGGCGCGGGTATTTAATATTGACGAAGGCATGCGCAACGAAACAGAAACCGCACTTTCTGAAATGCGTCGGCAGGGAGTAGAGGAATTCGCGTCATCTGCTATCGAATTTAAGGCGAAAGACGAAAAGCATGTGCTGACGGTATTTACTGATATTACCTGCGGCTATTGCCGGAAACTTCACAGTGAAGTGGGCCAGCTAAATAAGAATGGGATTACTGTCAGATACCTGGCGTTTCCTCGTAGCGGTTTAAATAGTCAGAATTATTTGGATATGGTGTCGGTATGGTGTGCCGCAGATCCGAAAAAAGCATTAACCGAAGCGAAAAACGGTGAAGATGTGAAAATTGCCAACTGTAAAAATAAAGTGGCGCAGCAATATCAATTCGGTCAGCAGGTCGGTGTGAACGGTACACCTAACATTATTTTGGAAGACGGGACCATGATTCCCGGCTATCAGCCCGCCAAGGTGCTAATTGATGCCCTCGAGCAGTCAAGCTGA
- the rsmA gene encoding 16S rRNA (adenine(1518)-N(6)/adenine(1519)-N(6))-dimethyltransferase RsmA produces the protein MSKTHLGHTARKRFGQNFLHDEYVIDKIVSAINPTNEQNLVEIGPGLGALTDPVCERIDKLTVIELDRDLAKRLRHHPFNAEKLTVIEQDALALDFSSLKEHLPHPQKPLRVFGNLPYNISTPLMFHLFTFSNLISDMHFMLQKEVVNRLAAVPGNKNFGRLSVMAQYYCSVIPVLSVPPDAFKPPPKVDSAVVRLVPHASPPVEVASAHTLERVCAMAFNQRRKTIRNSLKDCMTEAQISLLGLDPTARAETLSLADFASIANVVYEQENLQNPDE, from the coding sequence ATGAGTAAAACACATTTAGGTCATACCGCCCGTAAACGGTTTGGCCAGAACTTTCTCCATGACGAGTATGTCATTGATAAAATCGTCAGCGCTATCAATCCAACAAACGAACAGAATTTAGTGGAAATCGGCCCTGGCCTTGGCGCGTTAACCGATCCTGTTTGCGAGCGCATTGATAAACTCACTGTCATTGAGCTGGATAGAGATTTAGCAAAGCGGTTGCGTCACCACCCTTTCAATGCTGAGAAATTGACGGTCATTGAGCAAGATGCGCTTGCACTGGATTTCTCTTCTCTCAAAGAGCATCTGCCGCATCCACAAAAACCGTTACGGGTGTTTGGCAATTTACCCTATAATATTTCCACGCCGCTGATGTTTCATCTTTTTACATTTTCGAATCTCATCAGCGATATGCATTTTATGCTGCAAAAGGAAGTGGTAAACCGGCTTGCTGCAGTACCGGGAAACAAGAACTTTGGCCGCCTTTCGGTAATGGCGCAGTATTATTGCTCTGTCATTCCAGTGCTAAGCGTGCCGCCTGATGCTTTTAAACCGCCTCCCAAAGTAGACTCTGCGGTAGTGCGTCTGGTACCCCATGCAAGCCCGCCGGTAGAGGTAGCTTCCGCTCATACTTTGGAACGAGTATGTGCCATGGCGTTTAACCAGCGGCGTAAAACTATCCGCAACAGCCTCAAAGATTGCATGACAGAAGCGCAGATCTCTTTGCTGGGATTGGATCCCACTGCTCGCGCAGAAACACTTTCTTTAGCAGATTTTGCGAGTATTGCTAATGTGGTATACGAACAGGAAAATCTTCAAAATCCCGATGAATGA
- the djlA gene encoding co-chaperone DjlA: MRFWGKILGFLFGFMFLKIPGAILGLIVGHFFDRAYSQDFSQLGGFGRFFTDQSALKQQAIFFHSLFASLGHLAKSDGQVTEREIQIATALMDDMRLTGDARKEAQQAFREGKSHDFPVVETLKGLYEASHGRRDILQVFLEILIQAAFADGKISPQEYKVLEKVARPLGFKRQDLDYLISAYEAEIRFRQREYAQGSGHQRGDRQGQQRQRTSSYSATQTLDDAYQILGVNAADDDKTIKRAYRKRMAEHHPDKLISKGLPQQALEIAKGKAQDIQAAYELIKEKRGI, translated from the coding sequence ATGCGATTTTGGGGAAAAATCCTCGGTTTTCTTTTTGGTTTCATGTTCCTAAAAATACCTGGTGCCATTTTAGGCCTCATTGTCGGTCACTTTTTTGACCGGGCGTATTCGCAGGATTTTAGCCAACTGGGTGGCTTTGGTCGATTTTTTACTGATCAATCGGCGTTAAAGCAACAGGCAATTTTTTTCCATAGCCTGTTTGCCTCACTAGGACATCTGGCAAAATCAGATGGCCAGGTAACAGAAAGAGAGATTCAGATTGCCACTGCGCTAATGGATGATATGCGCTTAACGGGCGATGCGAGAAAAGAAGCGCAGCAAGCGTTTCGCGAAGGCAAGTCGCATGATTTTCCGGTTGTGGAAACTTTAAAAGGTCTCTATGAAGCGTCGCATGGACGCCGCGATATTCTTCAGGTGTTTTTGGAGATTCTCATTCAAGCCGCCTTTGCCGACGGAAAAATCTCTCCACAAGAGTATAAAGTGTTGGAAAAGGTAGCCCGTCCACTTGGGTTTAAACGCCAGGATCTGGATTATCTCATTTCAGCCTATGAAGCGGAAATACGTTTTCGTCAGCGGGAATACGCGCAGGGTTCGGGCCACCAACGTGGTGACAGGCAAGGACAGCAGCGTCAGCGCACATCATCTTATTCAGCCACCCAAACCTTGGACGATGCTTATCAAATTCTGGGTGTAAATGCTGCCGACGATGATAAAACGATAAAAAGAGCCTACCGTAAACGTATGGCTGAACATCATCCGGATAAATTGATTTCAAAAGGTCTGCCGCAACAAGCGCTGGAAATTGCCAAGGGCAAAGCGCAGGACATACAGGCAGCTTACGAACTTATTAAAGAGAAGCGAGGCATCTAG